In a single window of the Flavobacterium sp. W4I14 genome:
- a CDS encoding cytochrome c biogenesis protein CcmG/thiol:disulfide interchange protein DsbE (product_source=KO:K02199; cath_funfam=3.40.30.10; cog=COG1225; ko=KO:K02199; pfam=PF00578; superfamily=52833; transmembrane_helix_parts=Outside_1_4,TMhelix_5_27,Inside_28_191) gives MVGLFLYLALMKIYLILLFSIFSFTALAQDAPVKWATQETFFEDLIGKELPPFNGLTINKKQLSNTDLKNQVVVINFWFEKCPPCIAEMSELNNLVAKYGKKAVRFIGITHDSPASARRFQKRNGYRYEIISLSKDEIRKLNINHGFPSNVLVGKDGKIIYATANISFSDPQFKTKSVLFEEKLKSALTGN, from the coding sequence TTGGTCGGACTTTTTTTATATTTAGCGCTGATGAAAATTTACCTTATCCTACTGTTTTCTATTTTTTCTTTCACAGCACTGGCTCAAGATGCTCCTGTTAAATGGGCTACGCAGGAAACTTTTTTTGAAGATTTAATCGGTAAAGAGTTACCTCCCTTTAACGGTTTAACCATCAATAAAAAACAACTCTCCAATACCGATTTAAAAAATCAGGTAGTGGTGATTAACTTTTGGTTCGAAAAATGCCCCCCTTGTATAGCTGAAATGTCCGAGTTAAATAATTTAGTGGCTAAATATGGCAAAAAAGCGGTAAGGTTTATCGGGATTACCCATGATAGTCCCGCCAGTGCCAGGCGCTTTCAGAAACGGAACGGTTACAGATACGAAATTATATCATTGAGTAAAGATGAGATCAGGAAACTAAATATTAATCACGGCTTTCCTTCAAATGTTTTGGTAGGAAAAGATGGAAAGATTATTTACGCTACAGCTAATATTTCCTTTTCTGACCCACAGTTTAAAACTAAATCGGTACTTTTTGAGGAGAAGTTAAAAAGTGCATTAACAGGTAATTAG
- a CDS encoding putative membrane protein (product_source=KO:K08994; cog=COG3781; ko=KO:K08994; pfam=PF01062; transmembrane_helix_parts=Inside_1_20,TMhelix_21_38,Outside_39_41,TMhelix_42_64,Inside_65_201,TMhelix_202_221,Outside_222_224,TMhelix_225_242,Inside_243_296) has translation MLLIQNIRLSRILRNTWHVDLIMIASCTAAYFVREYLIAHHFSIPSIIPTVLGTAIAFFIGFNNNQAYDRWWEARKIWGALVNDSRSFARALINYVDEDEESVKRMICRHIAFLYALKASLRGTVDEIYTKYLSEADLKEIGKHNNTHNAILNIQSRDLQKLSKANAIDGFRFIEINEMLTRFSDSMGMSERIKNTIFPTTYSYLTKVFIWLFVVTFTLVISQDAGPAAIFLGWLIGFVFVSTQINGMSLINPFENNSAGVPLNQITRTIEINLLQMLQEDEIPEPVKPINDEYIL, from the coding sequence ATGCTTTTAATACAAAACATCAGGTTAAGTAGAATTTTAAGAAATACATGGCACGTTGATCTGATCATGATTGCCTCTTGTACTGCGGCTTACTTTGTACGCGAATATTTAATTGCGCATCATTTCTCCATTCCATCCATTATTCCAACGGTTTTAGGTACAGCTATCGCCTTTTTTATCGGTTTTAACAATAACCAGGCTTACGATAGGTGGTGGGAAGCCCGAAAAATATGGGGTGCTTTGGTAAACGATTCCCGCTCTTTTGCAAGGGCATTGATCAATTATGTAGATGAGGATGAGGAAAGCGTAAAGCGTATGATTTGCAGGCACATTGCGTTTTTATATGCGTTAAAGGCAAGTTTGAGGGGAACGGTAGACGAAATTTATACCAAATATTTATCTGAGGCAGATTTAAAGGAAATTGGGAAACACAATAATACACATAATGCCATTTTAAATATCCAATCGCGAGATTTACAAAAATTGTCAAAAGCTAATGCCATTGATGGTTTTCGCTTTATCGAAATCAACGAGATGTTAACCCGTTTCTCTGATTCGATGGGCATGAGCGAACGCATTAAAAACACCATATTTCCTACTACCTATTCCTACCTCACTAAAGTATTTATCTGGTTATTTGTGGTAACATTTACTTTGGTAATCAGTCAGGATGCAGGGCCTGCTGCCATATTTTTGGGTTGGTTAATCGGTTTCGTATTTGTATCTACACAGATTAATGGAATGAGCCTGATTAATCCTTTCGAGAACAATTCAGCCGGTGTTCCGCTTAACCAGATTACGAGAACAATAGAAATCAATCTTTTGCAGATGCTCCAAGAAGACGAGATCCCAGAGCCTGTTAAGCCTATTAATGACGAATATATCCTTTAA
- a CDS encoding MFS family permease (product_source=COG0477; cath_funfam=1.20.1250.20; cog=COG0477; pfam=PF00083; superfamily=103473; transmembrane_helix_parts=Inside_1_12,TMhelix_13_35,Outside_36_49,TMhelix_50_72,Inside_73_83,TMhelix_84_103,Outside_104_107,TMhelix_108_130,Inside_131_149,TMhelix_150_172,Outside_173_186,TMhelix_187_204,Inside_205_240,TMhelix_241_263,Outside_264_277,TMhelix_278_300,Inside_301_306,TMhelix_307_324,Outside_325_410,TMhelix_411_433,Inside_434_445,TMhelix_446_468,Outside_469_477,TMhelix_478_497,Inside_498_507), with amino-acid sequence MSDTLPKNNIFKVIGASSLGTLIEWYDFYIFGSLAVIIGHQLFPEDAGASALINTLAIFAAGFIVRPFGALVFGRLGDLIGRKYTFLLTLVLMGGSTFFIGLIPSYKSIGYAAPILVLILRLIQGLALGGEYGGAATYVAEHAPKDKRGFFTSWIQTTATLGLFLSLGIIVITKNILGAETFGDWGWRIPFLLSIVLVVVSIYIRMKMHESPMFSKLKAEGNISKNPLKESFNNKANFKMVLLALFGATMGQGVIWYTGQFYAQSFLENTCKLDFNDSRYILLWGIAFATPFFVVFGAWSDKVGRKWIMLSGMLLGILFYRPIYQTFLDDTDYTKIEQTDILSASPAPITSVLIANSTDSLRTVSTKIMLKNGASFNKVQTDTVSATKGILLGKEVIKDKVLPTPIFWKFVGLIFFQILLVTMVYGPIAAFLVELFPTKIRYTSMSLPYHIGNGVFGGLVPFIATLIASFSGSTPLSGLWYPIGIAALSLVIGTIYLSNKRDENIND; translated from the coding sequence ATGAGCGACACTTTACCCAAGAACAATATTTTTAAAGTAATCGGCGCGTCTTCTTTAGGTACGCTGATTGAATGGTATGATTTTTACATTTTTGGAAGCCTTGCAGTTATCATTGGTCATCAATTGTTTCCAGAAGATGCAGGGGCATCCGCCCTGATCAACACTTTGGCAATTTTCGCGGCAGGCTTTATTGTTCGTCCCTTTGGCGCATTGGTTTTTGGCAGACTTGGCGATTTGATTGGCAGGAAATATACTTTTTTGCTCACGCTGGTGCTGATGGGTGGATCGACATTTTTTATCGGCTTAATCCCATCCTACAAAAGCATTGGTTATGCCGCACCAATTTTGGTTTTAATATTAAGGCTGATTCAAGGATTAGCCCTTGGCGGAGAATATGGTGGAGCTGCAACTTATGTGGCAGAGCATGCACCTAAAGATAAACGGGGCTTTTTTACCAGTTGGATTCAAACTACAGCAACCTTAGGACTGTTCCTTTCATTAGGGATTATCGTAATCACAAAAAATATTTTAGGCGCTGAAACTTTTGGCGATTGGGGCTGGAGAATTCCTTTCCTGCTATCCATTGTGCTCGTTGTGGTATCGATTTACATCCGCATGAAAATGCACGAATCGCCAATGTTTTCTAAATTGAAAGCTGAAGGAAATATTTCAAAAAACCCTTTAAAAGAAAGTTTTAACAACAAAGCGAATTTTAAAATGGTACTTCTGGCTTTATTTGGTGCTACCATGGGGCAAGGGGTAATCTGGTATACAGGTCAATTTTATGCACAATCATTTTTAGAGAATACGTGTAAATTAGATTTTAACGACTCGAGGTATATTTTACTTTGGGGAATTGCTTTTGCCACGCCATTTTTTGTGGTTTTTGGTGCCTGGAGTGATAAGGTTGGCCGGAAATGGATTATGCTGAGCGGTATGCTTTTGGGTATTCTTTTCTATCGCCCAATCTATCAAACGTTTTTGGATGATACCGATTATACAAAAATTGAACAGACTGATATTTTATCTGCCAGCCCAGCTCCGATAACTTCTGTTTTAATTGCGAATTCAACTGATAGCTTGCGAACGGTTTCTACTAAAATAATGCTTAAAAACGGTGCATCCTTTAATAAGGTGCAAACCGATACGGTTTCTGCAACCAAAGGGATTCTCTTGGGCAAAGAAGTCATAAAAGATAAAGTTTTGCCTACACCTATATTCTGGAAATTTGTCGGTTTAATTTTCTTCCAGATTTTGCTGGTAACGATGGTTTACGGGCCAATTGCGGCTTTCCTTGTCGAGCTATTCCCGACTAAAATCAGGTACACCTCTATGTCTTTGCCTTATCATATCGGTAACGGCGTTTTTGGTGGACTTGTGCCGTTTATTGCGACACTAATTGCAAGCTTTTCAGGTTCTACGCCATTATCAGGTCTATGGTATCCGATAGGTATAGCAGCATTGAGCCTGGTTATTGGCACGATTTATTTATCGAATAAAAGAGACGAAAATATTAACGACTAG
- a CDS encoding hypothetical protein (product_source=Hypo-rule applied; superfamily=90123; transmembrane_helix_parts=Inside_1_6,TMhelix_7_29,Outside_30_43,TMhelix_44_66,Inside_67_83), giving the protein MNTLKKFLGLVWMVLGPLTMTFLFIQAIDKVGLTHSDIERTNTILQWAIILFIFLPISLGLMIFGFYAWKGEYDRLPESSEEL; this is encoded by the coding sequence ATGAATACGTTAAAGAAATTTTTAGGCTTGGTTTGGATGGTTTTAGGGCCATTAACAATGACATTTTTGTTTATCCAGGCGATCGATAAAGTGGGCTTGACCCACTCGGATATCGAGCGTACCAATACCATTCTCCAATGGGCAATTATCCTGTTTATCTTCCTCCCGATCAGTTTGGGATTGATGATATTTGGATTTTATGCCTGGAAAGGAGAGTATGATCGCCTGCCGGAAAGTTCGGAAGAATTGTAA
- a CDS encoding lysophospholipase L1-like esterase (product_source=COG2755; cath_funfam=3.40.50.1110; cog=COG2755; pfam=PF13472; superfamily=52266) — MKKHKYLIAALGTVLLMSFIVKPKPVKVYLIGDSTVADYTLDEGYLQKKYPITGWGQVFQQFLKKDSLKKLNRLIKSDSALVIDKAKGGRSTRTFFEEGRWKEVLSTLEKNDLVLIQFGHNDAAKDKPERYVDIPGYKDFLRMYVKETRAKGAVPILITPVTRNYPWKDGKLGSAHGEYPQAVKDVAKELNAPIIDLTSLSTTFFTIKGNEFVSKHYFMNLDSAKYEAYPKGQKDNTHFQPEGAKAVAQLVYNELKNINRKAN, encoded by the coding sequence ATGAAAAAACATAAATACCTTATCGCAGCCCTTGGCACCGTTTTACTGATGTCTTTCATTGTAAAACCCAAACCTGTTAAGGTTTATTTAATCGGCGATTCTACCGTGGCAGATTATACACTAGATGAAGGTTATCTGCAGAAAAAGTATCCCATTACAGGTTGGGGGCAGGTTTTTCAACAATTCTTAAAAAAAGACAGTTTAAAAAAATTAAACAGGCTGATTAAAAGCGACAGCGCTTTGGTTATTGATAAAGCAAAAGGGGGAAGAAGTACCAGAACTTTTTTTGAAGAGGGAAGGTGGAAGGAAGTTTTATCAACCTTGGAAAAGAACGACCTGGTATTGATCCAGTTTGGGCACAACGATGCGGCAAAAGATAAACCTGAACGTTATGTTGATATTCCCGGCTATAAAGATTTTTTAAGGATGTACGTGAAAGAAACGAGGGCTAAAGGTGCTGTACCAATCCTGATCACCCCGGTTACCCGCAATTACCCATGGAAAGATGGCAAATTGGGCAGTGCACATGGCGAATATCCACAAGCAGTGAAAGATGTAGCCAAAGAATTAAATGCGCCCATTATAGATCTAACCTCACTTTCAACAACATTTTTCACGATAAAAGGCAATGAATTTGTAAGCAAACATTACTTTATGAATTTAGATTCAGCCAAATACGAGGCTTATCCAAAAGGACAAAAAGATAATACCCACTTCCAACCAGAAGGTGCCAAAGCCGTTGCGCAGTTGGTTTACAATGAATTAAAAAACATCAACCGCAAGGCTAATTAA